TCAAAAGATAATTGTAGAGACACCAGACTATGAAGAGTTTCTAAAGACCCTTGCTGAGACCCACGAGCTTTGGGGTATTGAAGTCTTTGCATACTGTTTGATGAGTAGCCACTATCATATCTGCCTGAGAACGCCAGAAGGAAATCTTTCTCGTGTCATGCGCCATGTGGATGGTGTATACACCCAGAGGTTTAATAGAATGCATGGGCGGGACGGTCCTATATTTCGGGGTCGATATAAGGCAATTGTGGTCGACGGTGATAGATATTTGAGTGCTGTAGTGCGATACATACATTTGAATCCAATTGAGGCTCGGATGGTTAAAGAACCAGAAGATTATGAGTGGAGCAGCCATAAGGACTATTTGAAACCAAAAAAGGCACCGAAGTGGCTTAATGCAACTGAGTTATTGGAGGAATTTAGTGGTGTAAGAGAATTTCAGGAGTTTGTTTTATCGGGGAATGAAGATAAGCTGGAAGAGTTTTACACTAGAGGTCGTAAGAGTCCAATATTAGGAGGAGAGGTGTTTAAGGAAAGGGTAAGAGAGAAGGTAGGCAAGATTAGGAGGAGAGCATCCTAGGCATGAGAGGGAATGGTTGAGGCCGTCGGTAGAGGAGGTAGTTAGCAATGTGGCTACGGCATATGGGGCAGGAGTTGATGAGGTGCTAAGGTGGAGGAGGGGAACTGGTAGTGAGGCGAGGAAGGTAGGGATGTATTTAGTGAAGCGGTTATGTGATATGAAGCTAAATGAGGTAGCAGGAGTGTTTGGAGTGAGTAGCTATGGCGTAGTGGGATGGGCTTGTAACTGGATAAGGGTGAAAATGGATAACGATAAAAGGTTCAGAAAGAAGGTGGAAGAGATTGTGAACAATACTTATTAACAAAAGATTTGACCCCTTTTTCCTACTCTAACAGGTAAAATTGTGGTTGTTACATTTGATTATATGTGGCATTTTCACTTTGTATCGACATCTGGAAAAATCCAAAAAAATTTAACACTTTCTTGATATTATGTGCTATAATACATCACTCATTAAAAACAGGATGGGTGGAGAAAATGATTAAATCAACCTTAATGAAGAGATTCCTAATTGGGATAAAGCCTTTGAAAGATTGTTCAATCAAAGTGAGTACTATAGTAAAGCTTTTTATTTTTGTTATTTTATCGTTGCTATTGGCAACTATGATAAACGTGGGAGTGGCGAGCGCGCAAACTTTCCTTTTCAAGTTTGGCTCCCCTGGCAGTGGCGAAGGCCAGTATAATGTCCCGCTTGCCCTATCAGTGGATAGCTCCGGAAACATTTACGTTGCAGACAGGGATAATAATCGCATCCAGAAGTTTGATAAAGATGGTAATTTCCTCCGTATGTGGGGATTT
Above is a genomic segment from Thermodesulfobacteriota bacterium containing:
- a CDS encoding transposase; translation: MSRPLRIQFPGAIYHVMNRGIARQKIIVETPDYEEFLKTLAETHELWGIEVFAYCLMSSHYHICLRTPEGNLSRVMRHVDGVYTQRFNRMHGRDGPIFRGRYKAIVVDGDRYLSAVVRYIHLNPIEARMVKEPEDYEWSSHKDYLKPKKAPKWLNATELLEEFSGVREFQEFVLSGNEDKLEEFYTRGRKSPILGGEVFKERVREKVGKIRRRAS